In Prosthecobacter dejongeii, a genomic segment contains:
- a CDS encoding quinone-dependent dihydroorotate dehydrogenase produces the protein MSLIANLYPLMKPWLFRMDAERAHEWTTRMMRISHSLGLLTVGQEKIAVRPVECLGLKFPNVLGLAAGMDKSASAVEAWSALGFGFVEVGTLTPRPQPGNPKPRLFRLPEHEALINRMGFNNPGIHSAVKRLRNRRTSAVVGVNIGKNFDTPNEGAVNDYLLGLKAAYPVADYIAVNISSPNTKGLRDLQAEDSIRSLLGALKTEQARLASEHGKTKPVLVKIAPDLEESQIEALARVFNELAVDGVIATNTTINRAAVVGHPLENEAGGLSGAPVTQRSTEVIRAFRSLLNPRPPIIGVGGILSGQQAADKLQAGAQLVQVYSGLVYRGPGLVQDILQKVG, from the coding sequence ATGTCTCTCATCGCCAATCTCTACCCGCTGATGAAACCCTGGCTGTTCCGCATGGATGCGGAACGTGCTCATGAGTGGACGACACGCATGATGAGGATCTCTCACAGCCTAGGGCTACTGACGGTGGGACAGGAAAAGATAGCCGTGAGGCCGGTGGAATGCCTGGGTTTGAAGTTCCCCAACGTTCTCGGTTTAGCCGCCGGAATGGACAAATCAGCCTCTGCCGTTGAGGCTTGGTCGGCCCTGGGCTTTGGCTTCGTCGAAGTAGGCACCCTGACACCACGCCCGCAGCCGGGTAACCCCAAGCCGCGCCTTTTTCGCCTGCCGGAGCATGAGGCGCTGATCAATCGCATGGGCTTTAACAATCCTGGCATCCACTCCGCCGTGAAGCGCCTGAGAAATCGCCGCACCTCGGCAGTGGTCGGCGTGAACATCGGCAAGAACTTCGATACCCCCAATGAAGGCGCAGTGAATGACTATTTGCTGGGTCTGAAAGCGGCCTACCCAGTGGCGGACTACATCGCCGTGAACATCTCCAGCCCCAATACAAAAGGCCTGCGCGACCTCCAGGCAGAGGACTCGATTCGCTCTTTATTAGGCGCATTGAAGACCGAGCAGGCTCGCTTGGCCAGTGAGCATGGAAAAACCAAACCTGTTTTGGTGAAAATTGCCCCGGATCTGGAGGAGTCGCAGATCGAAGCTCTCGCCCGTGTTTTCAATGAACTGGCGGTAGATGGTGTCATCGCCACGAATACAACCATCAACCGTGCAGCCGTGGTGGGGCATCCTTTAGAAAATGAGGCAGGTGGTCTCAGCGGGGCACCCGTCACCCAGCGTTCGACCGAGGTCATTCGGGCCTTTCGTAGCTTGCTAAATCCACGCCCCCCCATCATCGGTGTTGGCGGCATTCTGAGTGGCCAGCAGGCCGCAGATAAACTCCAGGCGGGTGCCCAGCTGGTGCAGGTTTACAGCGGTCTCGTTTATCGCGGTCCGGGTCTCGTCCAGGATATTTTGCAAAAGGTGGGGTAG
- a CDS encoding CDGSH iron-sulfur domain-containing protein has translation MCDGEHTGTGLRSKKFILTERCTVRLCNCKHTQTPPFCDGSHVGMVPPDFTFTTHPAV, from the coding sequence ATGTGCGATGGTGAACATACCGGGACGGGATTACGTTCTAAAAAATTCATCCTCACGGAACGCTGCACCGTGCGCTTGTGCAATTGCAAGCACACGCAGACACCCCCATTCTGCGATGGTAGCCACGTGGGGATGGTTCCACCTGATTTTACTTTTACAACCCACCCCGCTGTCTGA
- a CDS encoding tRNA (cytidine(34)-2'-O)-methyltransferase, translated as MLHIVLYQPEIPHNTGAAGRLCLATGARLHLIKPLGFSLEDKYLKRSGLDYWAEVDVRVWDTWEEMHATAAPESEFFYVEVQGEKLHWEADFTRSQELYLVFGPETRGVPEALMKSHPDQVLRIPMRGTRSLNLATAVAITLYEAVRQRGGL; from the coding sequence ATGCTACACATCGTTCTTTACCAGCCTGAAATTCCCCACAATACGGGGGCTGCGGGTCGCTTATGCCTAGCCACGGGAGCTAGGCTACATCTGATCAAACCTCTAGGCTTTAGTCTGGAAGACAAATATTTAAAGCGCAGTGGGCTGGATTACTGGGCAGAGGTGGACGTGCGGGTGTGGGACACCTGGGAGGAGATGCATGCCACAGCAGCGCCGGAATCTGAATTTTTCTACGTGGAAGTACAAGGCGAAAAGCTGCACTGGGAAGCAGACTTCACCCGCAGCCAGGAGCTTTACCTGGTTTTTGGGCCTGAAACACGAGGCGTCCCGGAAGCTTTGATGAAGAGCCATCCAGACCAAGTGCTGCGCATCCCGATGCGGGGAACTCGAAGCCTGAATCTAGCCACCGCCGTGGCGATCACTCTCTATGAGGCGGTCAGACAGCGGGGTGGGTTGTAA
- a CDS encoding sugar phosphate isomerase family → MPRKLSHIAPDWWDYTTLDHDLINDAARLTERDLRQLSRPGFKVVMYDTLEDFYLAQALEYIHAWKQASADNPAGICGPIGPTEQLPLVARLVNDLGISIKDGHFWGMDEWYDPETKKEVSMEHPLSFEKADRELCFDRIQKKLVMPDAHMHFPKADVTEYVKSWHSGVRCIVMQGGQGDIKHWAFNDPLKRTGKWKNEPPPPAEYRKLGTRIVDLHPVTLSQNARTSGGGNITMVPQMAITVGPKETWMAEKVSIWQAGMHDNPLGQRLTALMISKRLADSSVPMSLLADHQNVQFNYFRGGLGSCAVEMH, encoded by the coding sequence ATGCCTCGCAAACTCAGCCACATCGCCCCTGACTGGTGGGATTACACCACGCTCGACCATGACCTGATCAACGACGCGGCCCGCCTCACGGAGCGTGATCTGCGGCAGCTTTCCCGGCCGGGATTCAAGGTAGTCATGTATGATACTCTTGAAGATTTTTATCTCGCCCAGGCCCTGGAGTATATTCATGCCTGGAAGCAGGCGTCTGCGGACAATCCTGCGGGGATCTGTGGCCCTATCGGCCCGACTGAGCAGCTTCCTCTCGTAGCTCGTCTCGTCAATGACCTCGGCATCTCCATCAAAGACGGTCACTTCTGGGGCATGGATGAATGGTATGACCCTGAAACTAAAAAAGAAGTTTCCATGGAGCACCCACTCTCCTTTGAAAAAGCCGACCGCGAATTGTGCTTTGACCGCATTCAGAAAAAACTGGTCATGCCCGATGCCCACATGCATTTCCCCAAAGCGGATGTGACGGAATACGTTAAAAGCTGGCATTCCGGGGTGCGCTGCATCGTCATGCAGGGCGGCCAAGGCGACATCAAACACTGGGCTTTCAATGATCCACTCAAACGTACCGGCAAGTGGAAAAATGAGCCACCACCGCCAGCAGAATATCGCAAACTAGGCACTCGTATTGTGGATCTTCACCCTGTTACCTTGTCCCAAAACGCCCGGACCTCGGGTGGAGGCAACATCACCATGGTCCCCCAGATGGCCATCACGGTCGGCCCTAAAGAAACCTGGATGGCAGAAAAGGTAAGCATCTGGCAGGCTGGTATGCATGACAATCCTCTTGGGCAGCGACTCACCGCACTGATGATCTCCAAGCGCCTCGCGGATTCATCAGTCCCCATGTCTCTACTGGCAGACCACCAAAACGTGCAGTTCAACTATTTCCGCGGTGGCCTCGGAAGCTGTGCCGTGGAAATGCACTAA
- a CDS encoding pentapeptide repeat-containing protein — translation MAAITPQEIEAHLLWLQSEGAQGSRLDETGMNLSGADLAGLNLARAQFVGTVFDGANLEAANLSGADFSGATFEGANLAGADLRGADLGGVTLSGGNLTGALLCGADLSGARMVGCNLSHADFTDADLIAADLTDSLQSCMVLTGAKLTDTLGLV, via the coding sequence ATGGCAGCTATCACTCCTCAGGAAATCGAAGCTCATCTACTCTGGTTGCAGTCTGAAGGTGCACAGGGTTCCCGTTTGGATGAAACAGGCATGAACCTCAGCGGAGCTGATCTAGCGGGTCTGAATTTGGCCCGGGCTCAATTTGTAGGCACCGTCTTTGATGGGGCTAATTTGGAGGCGGCCAATCTTTCAGGTGCGGACTTTAGCGGTGCCACCTTTGAGGGGGCTAACCTCGCTGGAGCAGATTTGAGGGGAGCTGACTTGGGCGGGGTCACGCTAAGTGGAGGCAATCTAACGGGGGCTTTGCTGTGCGGAGCAGATCTTTCAGGAGCACGCATGGTGGGCTGCAATCTCAGCCATGCGGACTTTACTGATGCAGATTTGATCGCCGCAGATCTCACCGATTCCCTGCAATCTTGCATGGTCCTCACTGGAGCCAAACTGACGGATACCCTGGGACTGGTGTGA